CCAACTGATCCGCGTCAAGCAGAACATCAACGATCCCGAGTTCGCCTCGATCATCACGGCTGCGTTCCGAACGCTGTTCGGCCGCGGCGGGGCGCGCCGGAGACTAGCGAGGTGACCGATGGCCCGGTTTGAACGCGCACCCCTGTTAAGACGGTTTCGCGAGATGGCGAAACGCGGCGAGCCGATCGTCGGCGGCGGCGCCGGCACCGGCCTGTCGGCCAAATGCGAGGAAGCAGGCGGCGTCGATCTCATCGTGATCTATAATTCCGGCCGCTACCGCATGGCCGGTCGCGGCTCGCTTGCGGGCCTGATGCCCTATGGCGATGCCAACGCCATTGTGCTGGAGATGGCCGGCGAAGTGCTGCCCGTGGTCAGCAAGACGCCGGTGCTCGCGGGCGTCAACGGCACCGATCCATTCCGCGACATGGATGTGTTCCTCGACCAGCTCAAGGCACTCGGCTTTGCCGGCGTGCAGAACTTTCCGACCGTCGGCCTGATCGACGGCGTGTTCCGCGCCAATCTCGAAGAGACCGGCATGTCCTACGCACTGGAGATCGACATGATCGCCAAGGCGCGCGAGAAGGACCTGCTGACGACGCCCTACGTCTTCAGCGAAAAGGAAGCCGCCGCGATGGCGATCGCCGGCGCCGATATCATCGTCTGCCACCTCGGGCTCACCACCGGCGGCACGATCGGCGCCCAGACCGCGCCCAAGCTGAAAGACTGCCCGGCGCGTATCGACACCTGGGCCTCGGCCGCGCTCAGCGTCAATCCCGACATTCTGGTGCTCGCCCATGGCGGTCCGATCGCGGATCCCGCGGATGCCGACTTCATCATGAAGAACACCCGCTACTGCCACGGCTTCTATGGCGCCTCCTCGATGGAGCGGCTGCCGGTGGAGCGGGCATTGACGGACCAGGTACGAAAATTCAAGGCGATCGGAACGCGATAACGCCTGCAGGATTGAGGGAGAGAAACATGTCAGGGATCCTAGTCGGCGAGCTCATCCTCTGGCTGATCGTCGCGATCGTCGTGATCGTGGTTGGCGTCTACATCGTCAACTGGCTCTATCACCGCTCCTCCAAGGAGGTGTCGTTCGTCCGGACCGGCTTCCTCGGC
This portion of the Bradyrhizobium diazoefficiens genome encodes:
- a CDS encoding phosphoenolpyruvate hydrolase family protein — encoded protein: MARFERAPLLRRFREMAKRGEPIVGGGAGTGLSAKCEEAGGVDLIVIYNSGRYRMAGRGSLAGLMPYGDANAIVLEMAGEVLPVVSKTPVLAGVNGTDPFRDMDVFLDQLKALGFAGVQNFPTVGLIDGVFRANLEETGMSYALEIDMIAKAREKDLLTTPYVFSEKEAAAMAIAGADIIVCHLGLTTGGTIGAQTAPKLKDCPARIDTWASAALSVNPDILVLAHGGPIADPADADFIMKNTRYCHGFYGASSMERLPVERALTDQVRKFKAIGTR